A segment of the Triticum urartu cultivar G1812 chromosome 1, Tu2.1, whole genome shotgun sequence genome:
attaactctacatcttttggcgtgaacatgtgtatcaccacgaccaagattcaatgaaccattcacatagggtgcatgaccatgaaaggtatcattcatgtaaacagaataaccattattctctaacttaaatgaacgaccgtattgcaatgaacatgatctaatcatattcatgctcaacgtagacacctgataacacttatctaggttcaatactaatcccgaaggcagatggagtgtgcgatggtgatctcatcaactttggaaacacacatcgtcacctcgccctcagccagtctccgtttagtccgtagcttttgctttaagtcaccaataatagtaactgaaccggtatccaatacccaggtgctactgggagtactagtgaggtacacattaatgacacgtataaattttgttgaagttgccagccttcttatctaccatgcatttggggtaatcccgctaccagtgactgttccctttacaatagaagcacttagtctcgagtttgggttcaaccttgggttccttcactggagcggcaactggtttgccatccatgaagtttcccttctagcccttgcccttcttgaaaccagtggtcttgttaaaccatcaacacttgatgctccttcttgatttctaccttttgcggtcttaagcaccgcaaacagctccgggatcaactccatcccttgcatgtcatagttcatcatgaagatctagtagcttagtgatagtggctagagaactctatcaatcactatcttgtctggaagtttaactcccacttgatttaagtgattgtagcacccagacattctgagcacatgctcactagttgagctattctcctccatcttgttggcaaaagaacttgtcagaggtctcacacctctcaacacgggcatgagcctgaaatcccaatttcagctcttggaacatctcatatgttctatggcgttcaaaacgtcattggaatcccgattctaagccgtgaagtatggtgcactaaactatcaagtagtcatcaggatgtgtctgtcaggtgttcaaaACAttcacagacgacgttgtaggggtttgcacatcgagcggtgcatcaaagacgtaagccttctgtgtagtagtgaggacactcctcggactacggacctagtccgcatcattgcttacaatatctttcaacttaatctttctctaggaacatattgaaacagggagctacaacgtgagctatttatctacaacttatttgcaaagacaatttagactatgttcatgataattgagttcatctaatcaaaatatttaatgaactcccactcagatagacatccctctagtcatctaagtgaaacatgatccgagtcaactaggccgtgtccgatcatcacgtgagacggactagtcaacatcggtgaacatcttcatgttgatcgtatcttctatacgactcatgctcgacttttcggtcttccatgttccgtggccatgtctgtacatgctaggctcgtcaagtcaacctaagtgtttttgctgtgtaaatctggcttacacccgttgtattcgaacgttagaatctatcacatccgatcatcacgtggtgcttcaaaacaacgaaccttcacaacggtgcacagttagggggaacacctttcttgaaattttagtgagggatcatcttatttaagctatcgtcgttctaagcaaataagatgtaaaacatgataaacatcacatgcaatcaaatagtgacatgatatggccaatatcattttgctccttttgatctccatcttcggggctccatgatcatcatcgtcaccggcatgacaccatgatctccatcatcatgatctccatcatcgtgtcttcatgaagttgtctcgccaactattacttctactactacagctaacgattagcaataaagtaaagtaattacatgacgtttatgttgacacgcaggtcataaataaattaagacaactcctatggctcctgccggttgtcacactcatcgacatgcaagtcgtgattcctattacaagaacatgatcatctcatacatcacatatatcattcatcacatcctttggccatatcacatcacaaaacacttgctgcaaaaacaagttagacgtcctctaattgttgttgcaagtttttacgtggctgctataggttgctagcaagaacatttcttacctacgccaaaaccacaacgtgaattgccaatttctatttacccttcataaggaccctgttcatcgaatccgatccgactaaagtgggagagacagacacctgccagccaccttatgcaactagtgcatgtcagtcggtggaaccggtctcacgtaagcgtacgtgtaaggttggtccgggccgcttcatcccataatgcagccgaatcaagataagactagtaacgacaagtaaattgataaaatcgacgcccacaattactttgtgttctactcgtgcatagaaactacgcatagacctagctcatgatgccactgttggggaacgtagcagaaattcaaaattttctacgcatcaccaagatcaatctatggagtaatctagcaacgaagggaaggagagtgcatctacatacccttgtagatcgctaagcggaagcgttcaagtgaacggggttgatggagtcgtactcatcgtgatccaaatcaccgatgatcctagtgccgaacggacggcacctccgtgttcaacacacatacagcccggtgacgtctcctacgccttgatccagcaaggggagaaggagaggttggggaagactccatccagcagcagcacgacggcgtggtggtggtggaggagcgcggactccagcagggcttcgccaagcactacgagagacgaggagggagaggggtagggctgcgccaacacgAAGAGCAAATCACATGTCTTGGGCAGctccaaacctcaagtatatatagggggaggggaggggctgcgcccccacctatggttccctccctaggggcggtggcagcccccagatcccatctgggaggcggccaagggggagagagagggggcgcacctagggtgggccttagggcccatctgcgcctagggtttgccccctctcctcttgaggcgcatgggccttggtggggaggcgccccagcccacctaggggctggtcccttcccactattggcccatgtatgcctccggggctggtggccccacctggtggccccccagacccctccggtggttccggtacactaccggtgatgcccggaacacttccggtggctaaaaccatacttcctatatatcaatctttacctccggaccattccggaactcctcgtgacgtccgggatctcatccgggatgccgaacaacattcggtaaccgcgtacatattttccctataaccctagcgtcatcgaaccttaagtgtgtagaccctacgggtttgggagtcatgcagacatgaccgagacaactctccggtcaataaccaacagcgggatctggatacccatgttggctcccacatgctccacgatgatctcatcggatgaaccacgatgtcgaggattcaatcaatcccgtattcaattccctttgtctatcggtacgatacttgcccgagattcgatcgtcggtatcccgataccttgttcaatctcgttaccggaaagtctctttactcattccgtaacacatcatcccgtgatcaactccttggtcacattgtgcacattatgatgatgtcctaccgagtgggcccagagatacctcttcgtttacacggagtgacaaatcccagtctcgattcgtgccaacctaacagatactttcggagatacctgtagtgtacctttatagccacccagttacgttgtgacgtttggcacacccaaagcactcctacggtatccgggagttgcacaatctcatggtctaaggaaatgatacttgacattagaaaagctttagcatacgaactacacgaccTTTGTGCTAGGCtcaggattgggtcttgtccatcacatcattctcctaatgatgtgatcccgttatcaacgacatccaatgtccatggtcaggaaaccgtaaccatctattgatcaacgagctagtcaactagaggcttactagggacatggtgttgtctatgtatccacacatgtatctgagtttcctatcaatacaattctagcatggataataaacgattatcatgaacaatgaaatatgatataataataactaatttattattgcctctagggcatattttcaacaagcgctgctgctggcggcgctcgaaATACGCCACCCAAGtcgcgtggttgtcggcggcgtactggaggagggagagttgggcgtcggtgagggaggcgcgcacgacctcgacttcctcggcgaagtacttcggcttcgccacggcgtcgggcaacgggggaatgggcactcccccgaCGCTAAGcctccaccccgtcggcccggcgcgcatatccggcggcgccgggatgttcgcctggaacaggagtcaggactcctgttcgcggagtgaacggcggccgaagccgttggccgccgcctcgtctctggggaagcgttccgccatggcgacgggctcgggagaggtagagagatagagggaggggctgggcggcggcgctcgggagaggtaggGAGAGGGTGGATCTGGGTGGCGGCGAGGGAcggggctggtgtgggcacaGGCGAGTGCAGGCAACCGGTTATATAGCCACGTCGcacccgtgtgtacgcgtgcgagggaggggaggcgtcggcgcgccgtcccatgacgcgccgcccgtgaggaatcaatggcaaggctgaccggcggcagccttggtaTTGATTCCTCGCGggaaccgaggccgttgggggaagacgaggcgccatgtcgctgacgcggcgggcccgcggctgtttcgcgccaaaacagttcgccctggcgcccccgggcgccccccagcgcgccgggttcggcctgagTCCGCCGACGCTGTTTTCGGCCCAGCCCGGCGAAAATCGGAATCCTGAAGGCGTGACTGAGCCGTTTTTTTAACACCGGCGCGAAAAAATCATCTGGAGAGGCCTTCtaggggcgcggctggagatgcccttagcgCCCAAAGCAACACAAGAAATTCGGCGTGGTTGCTTACCCCCCAACGCAGCCGCATCGGCATCAACCTCCATACCGCCGTCTCCGAATTCCCCAATTCCAGAGGAGGCGAACCAGCCCTTGATCGGATCCCGACTCCGACTGCTGGGTGGAACAATGGTAACGCAGTCGGAGCCAGCATCAACCCGTCGTCCTCCACCGCCCTCAACCATGGATTTATTCTCCACCTCCTCCTGCGTCCGCCGCCGATTTTCTTGAACCCCTCGCCGGCTTGTCTGACGCTTCCGACGACGACATGGATAGTGCGGAAGATCGACCCTCCTTGGTTGTGGAGGAGAAGGACAAGCAGCCTGTTCCCTTTAGCGACGCTCCGTCTCCAGTGCGCGCTGTGCTCAACCGTCCGTGGCCATCCGCCGTCGTCATCCGGCCGGAGGATAATCCGTCCGGAAAGTACCGCACTCTGGTGGCCACCGCCAAGGACATTGGGGACCCGATCTCGCCGGAGGAGATAGCCGCGCTGGAGGACAAGGAGGGCGACGACGCAGGCACACGGTTCTACAAGGCAGCTGCTCGGGCCAACGTCGTTATGAGGAATTACATCCATGAACACGGCAGCCTTTACATGGATGAGAACGGCAAGTACATGATGGACAACTCCACCCAAGTTGAGGAAATACGGTAGTCTCTCCCTGCCACTCCAGAAATTAATTATTCATGCATACTTGTTTGTTTTTGGTCCATGTCAAACTTTATCCAGCACTTATCTTCTGCTCAGTTTCCTCTTCACTTTTATGATCATGATTTGTTAGAACTTCAATGGGTTGATATATGGTAGTATCCCGGAATTTTCCTTTCGGCAAAATTGATTCTTTACAAGCATTGGATTTGACTTACCATAGATCTGCAAGTTGTAGTCTTCCCCTATCAGCGGCTTTGACCAAATGCACACACTCTTTTGTTGCTTGACCTTGTACTACGGAGCCATTGTCTTGCGATTGGCTCGAACTCCTCAATATGTTGAAGCTAATTCCTCCTGCTCTCCTGTACCGCTAATGGCAGTTAGAAGCTACAGACCGTGAGCGATATTTGAAGCTTCCTCACTAGTCAATTAGTGCGACCTGGTTGAATTGAACAATGCAGCTTATTGTCAAAATTGTTCAGCTTAATATGAAAGCTCTGCAGCAACTTAACATGAGCTCAAGAGGGGTGGTCACTGGAGCTCATTTTTTCTCTCCAGTTCATGCAGGAGGGTTGCCTGTAAATTGTACCAATAGAAGTACCTGGGGTTCTCATTTTGTATCCATGTGCGTGTGGGGAGGTGgcggggtgtgtgtgtgtgtgggggggggggggggggggggggggggggggggggggggggggggggggtcgataaaTATTTGTTTCAGTCAACGGATTATGTTTTCAGTTTTCAGAAATTACCAGCGTTCCACAATGGTTGAGTGTTTGTGCAAAGGCTAAATAATAAGGTTGTTCACGAGCTgattttgcttttacttttctaTCTCTTTTGTTTGAACTTCATTCCCTTTTGTCACTGAAACTCTAAGCAAGGAAGTGAGGTCTTAATCCACTGGTGTATATCAGAAATCAGAAATCCGTTATTTGTCTGTTTAATGCTCTAATAATATGTTTCTATCATTGTAGTTGCAAGCATGTTACAGCAGAAGAAATGGAAGCGAAGATAATGAAGCAAGAGATGACTAAGGAGCAAACTTATTTATCAGAACTGGCTTTAGCGAGTTTCAACAAGAGGAGAAAGGTATAGCAGCCATTTTCCTATCTTCCATTTGCTATTTGGTTTCTGCTTATAAATTGTATGCAAGTCGGTGTTCTGTTGCGTGCCGGTATGTAGTCTTAGAAGAATACCGGATTTTGTTTCTTGATAGTATAAATAGAAATCTAAGCTCGCATCCATGAGGACTTGAACCTGGGTTTTGGATTTTGGGTTTGTACATCAACTCTCCGAACCAAGCGAGTCCTGAAAATATTAAATTAGGATGACTAGCTAGTACCATTAGCGGCACAAACTGCATGTTTCAAAATACTTGAAGTGTAATTAATGAGTGTTTCACTTAAACTTAGGGAACCTTTTGAAGATTACAGAAATCCCTATTCCACTTCTAGCATTCTGTAGTGGCTACTGATAATAATTCTTGTTAATCCAGTTAAAAGAATTAGCAGCCAACTCCATTCATAGTTTGTTACGAATTTCTAGCAGTACATAATAGGCATTTCATTTTATTGTGTCCAGTTTTGGTTCTTCTAGTGGTGCTTCTTTGTACTGGATATTTTGTTCCCTTAGAGTTGTGTTTGATTATCTTATTAAGTCCCGTTTTGTGCAAGTTTGCAAGTGCAATCACCAATTACGTGCACCACATTACTGTGACAATGCTCAATATATAGCTGCACAATTTTCTAAACCAGATATTTTATTTTCCTCAACTTTCTTGCCCAAATAACAGGTGAAGTTTGAGTTGTGTGAGACATTGCTTTCTAGGCTCTTTTACGAGAGCAGCCATATTTTTACGCACCTAAATTTCGTCGCCAAGCGCAAGGATAAGAAGAAACTCTTTTTCGCCGAGATAGAGGACTGTGGACTCTTTTTCCCCGAATATTATCCAGATCAACGATTTATTGGTTTTGTGTTTGTTCCCTATTCACCAGTTTGTTGCTATATATTTTGGCACTGAACGACCTCTTACTACTGTATTTGTTATGCAGGTGGTTATTATTACTACTGTGATGATCCTAGACGTGGCTGTAGGAAAGGATTTGACTTCACACGTTGCTACGGCTGCAGCGAGTTCCTGAAACATCCGGTTGATGGCTCCACGTACTCAGGAGGCCATGACCATCGGAGGAGGAACTATATAGTTTAGAACGTTGTTTCATTTATCAGCGGTGGAGCCTCATGGTCATGGAGGTCCATACCGGACCTTGCAGCAACGGGGTGACAGTGAGCCccattattaattaattaattcacCATGGATTCATACACCTGTGACAcattttttcttttatttctaaATATAAGACGTCTTTGACAGACAAGACGTCTTATATTTAGAAAAATGTAGTACTTTACATTAATGTCCGCTGCAAGCTCGTGGTGCGTACTCTGATGTAGTATATTCACTAAGTGTGTACTGTTGTGAATTGTGTTAATACTTTTCCCTCCGGTGAAAATTGTACATATAGAAATTTTATGACAAATTATGAAGTGAATTAAAAATGGATTGGAAAGATGCAAGCCACCATCCCTCTTCTTTTTAATTACCCAACACCCAGTAAGCTAAGTGCATGTAGAATTTAAGAAGACCATGTGTAGAATGTTATTGGTCGTGATTACCATGTGATtagagaaaaaaaatcattttttgtATTTTAAAGTGCATGGAGAAGATAAAATTACACTCTTTTTTTGGACAAATTTTAAAACCAAAAATATGCTATGTATCGCGCATGCTCTCTCTAATATATTCATCAAAGTGTAATATGGTATTTACACCATACTAagtaagaaaaagaaaaaaaatgaaaaacctAGAAAACTGCTAAAAGAAACATTAACAAATGTTAGAAAAACAATAAAAACCAACGATGAAACACACAGGAAAAAAACATGCGCAGGAAAGAGCTCTTGGAATCCGAATTGGGCCAGCCAATAAGGCGATCTGTCTTGCAATAGGGCAAGAAATAACCAAATTTTCCAAAATCACTAATTAAGAAGTACTTCTTGCAAAGTTCACTCACATTCTCTAGCGTTGCAAGTGGCGCATTGCATATGTACCACTTGTTGGAACCTAGGTGTATTTTTTTGTAGATTTGTCTTTTTTAAATGGATTATCTCTTGAACCAGACGTCCAAATATCGAATTGTTTTCATGGTTGGATTTCTCGTGTTGGACATCTTTGAAATTAGAACCCATATTAATAGGTTTCTATGGCTTTTTTCCATGAAAATACCAGGGGAAAACTGaaataataaaagaaataaaaactcAAAATACCGAAAGTCAAAAAGAAAACTGAACCTGGAAGAATAGTTACTGCTAATTGTGAGCTACGTTGGCATTTTCTCGAAGAGGAGAGAATGAtgcagtacagtagagataagtattttcctcaTCTAAGAACCAAGCTTATCAATCCGGTAGGAGAACCACGTGAAACCTCGTTAGCAGCACCTACACACAAaagagcaaatacttgcacccaacgtagtcaagggggttgtcaatccccttgatGGTTATTTGCAAGCATCAAATGTGATAGTGGTAGATAGATAAATAAAACACAAAAAAATAACGGTAAATAAATTGCAGTAAtgtatttttggattttatataTTATAAAAGTAGACTTAGTGgtcatagttttcactagaggcttcatTCTCGAACAAAGAGCAtgcggtgggtaaacaaattactattgggaaattgatacaaaaacgcatagttatgacaatatttaaggtaatgatcatgtatataggcatcacgtccaaaacaagtagaccgactcctgtcctgcatctactattattactccacccatcgaccgctatctagcatacatctagagtattaagttcgtgagaaacggagtaacgccttaagtaagatgacatgatgtagacaaagtaaatcCAACCAATATAAATAAGGAACAATTGTATTCGTGCCCCTAGTTGGGTCACGAATACAAAAATCCCTATAAATAAACCCCTTTATTTTccccttaatggcaacaatacaaatacgtgtcttGTACCCTTCTATCACTAGGATATAGAGCACCGCAACATTCAACCCATTACAAAGCAGCTCTCCCATTGCAAAATAAATCAAACTAGtcggccaaaccaaacggatagatgagagagaaatacaaagctataataatcatgcataaaagaattcaaagaagactCAATTAATATTCATCAATagtctgatcataaacccacaattcattggatcccaacaaacacatcgcgaaaaaagattacatcgaataggtcTCGAAGAACATCGAGAAGAACATTGTATtaaagatcaaagagagagaagaagccatatagctactagctatggactcttaggtttgtggtaaactactcacacgtcATCGAAAGGGCAGCaaagttgatgtagaagccctccgtgatcaattccccctccggcagagtaccgGAAAAGGCCTCCAAATGGGATCATGGAAGAACGGAAACTTGCGGCAATGGAAAAAGTATTTCGGGTGGCTCTCTGTTGGTTTTCTGATTTTAGATaatttatagaggtggaattaGGTCAACGAAGCCACGAGGGGCGCACAATGCATCAGGGGGCGCCCTGTTGCCTTCCCGTCTCCTCGTTTGCCTTCTGGTCTCCTcccgaagcttctagggtctctcTTGTCtataaaaaaccgtcaaaaagttTCGTAGCGTTTGGACATCGTTTGGTACTGATTTCCTCGAAAAACATAAACAGataaaaaacaacaactagcacttggcactaggttaataggttaatcccaagaaatgatatataattgcatataaaacattcaagattgatactagaatagcatgaaacaataaaaaattatagatacgttggagacgtatcagttacgTTTTTCACATTTTTGAGAAACATAGGTTGTGCTTTTCTCTTTTTTGAAGAAGCACATTTGTGCTTTTCCCTTTTCTGGAAGCTCAGCTGTGGTTCTCGTGGAATCACAGGCTGTGTTTCTTGTGGAAGCACAACGTCGGTTCTCACGGAAGCACAAGTTGAGCTTCTCGCCGAAGTGATGTCCAATTTTTGAGTTAAATTTCATCATTTTTTTATTCCCTAGTGCTAGGATTTTGGATTTTTACCACGTTCTCACACCTTTTTTTATCTGTTTTCGCTAAGTTGTGAATTGCGGAAGCATTTGAGAGTCTAAGGAAAGAACGTCAAATTATGGTGATAAAATCACGCCAATTAACATGAATTATACCTTAAAACAATAAAGGAAAGAGGAAAATAAAGGGCATTGTGGAATACTCTAGAGTGCTTAATGGTGCATGGTATGAGCGCATGCGTTCCTACCACCGGTCGTACCGTGTGCCGTCGACACCATCTGGTCAACTACTTCTCCCCCGTGCAACCAGATCAGAGTTTAGATGCCCATAACCACTAGAAACTCATCTAGAAGAAAGAACCCTAGCCTCTGGAAGGATTAGGAGGGGAATTGGGTAAGGGACTCCGCTACCGCATCAAGGAGGCATCATCATCAACCATTAACTTCATCACCATTCTGCCTTCATTTATTTGTAATATATTACACTACTGGATATTTCATTATAACCGAGGGTCCAATCACCGTCGGATATTTTCTATCATCGTTAACTATTACTAGAACCGACGGTACACCGTCAGCTATCGCCCGGCGGCCTTGCTTCGTCGGCCATTACAGTAATGGCCGATGGTACGGTCGGGTAATATTGTCGCCTACGGTGAGCCGTCGGGCATGTTATTGTGACCTGATGGCTCATCTTAGCCTGACGACATTTATAGCCGACGGTACTTCGTCGAGCATATACTCTCCAACGGTTATTGCTTCCCGTTGGTTTTCATAATAGTCGACGGTACATTTGACCCGTCGGACCTAGTTATAACCATGAGGAGAAACAAACCGTCAGCTTATTAGATGGTCGACAGTGCATACAGCCCTTCAGGAACCTGTTTGTCGCGGGCGAGAGAACACCGTCAATTTATAAATTCACCAACAGTTTGAAGTGC
Coding sequences within it:
- the LOC125532705 gene encoding uncharacterized protein LOC125532705 — its product is MDSAEDRPSLVVEEKDKQPVPFSDAPSPVRAVLNRPWPSAVVIRPEDNPSGKYRTLVATAKDIGDPISPEEIAALEDKEGDDAGTRFYKAAARANVVMRNYIHEHGSLYMDENGKYMMDNSTQVEEIRCKHVTAEEMEAKIMKQEMTKEQTYLSELALASFNKRRKVKFELCETLLSRLFYESSHIFTHLNFVAKRKDKKKLFFAEIEDCGYYYYCDDPRRGCRKGFDFTRCYGCSEFLKHPVDGSTYSGGHDHRRRNYIV